A genomic stretch from Patescibacteria group bacterium includes:
- the atpA gene encoding F0F1 ATP synthase subunit alpha codes for MSSTTKDYIIESLKKQIKDFKTGVRLENTGTVVEVGDGIARIAGLSECMSSEMLEFPGKIFGVALNLEEESVGAMILGDYVGIKEGDTVKTTGRILEVPVGDGLIGRVVDPLGAPLDGKGDIKAATYYPVEKIAPRVITREAVRQSLQTGIKAIDAMIPIGRGQRELIIGDRQTGKTAIAIDTIINQKGQNVICIYVAIGQKESKIARIVAELEKRGAMEYTIVVVAGASDPASLSYIAPYAGCAMGEYFMDQGKDVLVVYDDLSKHAVAYREISLLLRRPPGREAYPGDIFYLHSRLLERAAKLSQENGGGSLTALPIIETQAGDVSAYIPTNVISITDGQIFLESDLFYQGVRPALNTGISVSRVGSAAQIKAMKKVAGKLKLSMAQYRELAAFAQFGSDLDETTRNQLSLGQRMQEILKQGQYVPMSIDHQVIIIYVGINGYLNDVPVEKVQEFEAGFHKYLDINGKKVLQEIVSKKDLTEEIENGIKNLVNDYKQTLDYIIK; via the coding sequence ATGTCTAGCACTACAAAAGATTACATTATTGAAAGTCTAAAAAAACAGATTAAGGATTTTAAAACCGGAGTAAGGCTGGAAAACACCGGTACGGTGGTTGAAGTCGGAGATGGCATCGCCCGTATCGCCGGGTTGTCTGAATGCATGTCTTCGGAAATGTTGGAGTTTCCCGGGAAAATTTTTGGCGTGGCGCTAAATCTGGAAGAAGAATCTGTTGGGGCAATGATTTTGGGCGATTATGTGGGGATAAAAGAAGGTGATACGGTAAAAACTACCGGCAGAATATTGGAAGTTCCGGTGGGAGACGGGCTAATCGGTAGGGTAGTCGATCCGCTCGGGGCGCCGTTAGACGGCAAAGGAGATATTAAAGCTGCTACTTATTATCCGGTAGAGAAAATTGCTCCTCGCGTTATCACCCGCGAAGCGGTTCGCCAATCTCTACAAACCGGTATTAAGGCGATTGATGCTATGATTCCCATTGGTCGCGGTCAGCGTGAATTGATTATCGGCGATCGTCAAACCGGTAAAACCGCTATTGCCATCGACACGATTATCAACCAAAAAGGTCAAAACGTTATTTGCATTTATGTGGCGATCGGTCAAAAGGAATCAAAAATTGCTCGTATCGTTGCCGAACTAGAAAAGCGCGGAGCCATGGAATATACCATCGTGGTGGTAGCCGGCGCTTCTGATCCGGCTTCGCTTTCTTACATTGCTCCTTATGCTGGTTGCGCTATGGGTGAATATTTTATGGATCAAGGAAAAGATGTTTTGGTAGTATACGATGATTTATCTAAACACGCCGTCGCTTATCGAGAAATATCTTTACTCTTGCGCCGTCCGCCAGGACGAGAAGCTTATCCAGGAGATATTTTTTATCTACATTCTCGTTTATTGGAACGTGCCGCCAAACTTAGCCAGGAAAATGGCGGTGGTTCGTTGACTGCTTTACCGATTATCGAAACTCAGGCCGGAGACGTTTCGGCTTATATTCCGACTAATGTTATTTCTATTACCGACGGACAGATTTTTTTGGAGAGCGATTTGTTTTATCAAGGTGTCCGTCCGGCTCTTAATACAGGTATTTCCGTTTCTCGCGTCGGATCAGCTGCACAGATAAAGGCGATGAAAAAAGTAGCGGGTAAGCTAAAACTTAGCATGGCGCAATATCGCGAACTCGCCGCTTTCGCCCAGTTTGGTTCTGATTTGGACGAAACTACCCGTAATCAGTTAAGTCTTGGTCAGCGCATGCAAGAAATACTTAAGCAAGGTCAGTATGTACCGATGTCGATTGATCATCAGGTAATTATTATTTATGTCGGTATCAACGGATATCTCAATGATGTGCCAGTGGAGAAAGTACAGGAATTTGAGGCCGGTTTTCATAAATATCTGGATATTAACGGTAAGAAGGTGCTACAAGAAATTGTCAGTAAAAAAGATTTGACTGAAGAAATAGAAAATGGAATAAAAAATTTGGTTAACGATTACAAGCAGACACTGGATTATATAATTAAATAG
- the atpB gene encoding F0F1 ATP synthase subunit A yields the protein MTSEAGDNNIETQISGVHSEVQTEIGHEPTLFAEPIFHVGSFGVTNSLINTWVVVILVVVLSLAVRLRLKETPKGIQNIFEMVVDGALNLCDTVTGSRAKSLKFFPIAFALFLFVLLNNWLGLLPGVGSIGFNEVAEGHKVFIPLFRGGTADLNTTLALSLFAVVGSHIAGVLMIGFWKHFNKFINLKALAEIPKKVLRDPAIVLVNPIKAFVGIVEVIGEVAKVASLSFRLFGNIFAGEVLLSSMAALFAFILPIPFMFLEIIVGIIQALIFAVLTLVYLTIASTAEEH from the coding sequence ATGACAAGTGAAGCTGGCGACAACAATATAGAAACGCAAATTTCTGGCGTTCATAGTGAAGTACAGACCGAAATCGGTCATGAGCCGACTCTTTTTGCTGAACCGATATTTCATGTGGGTAGCTTTGGCGTTACCAATTCGTTGATTAATACTTGGGTGGTCGTTATATTAGTTGTTGTATTGTCATTGGCCGTGCGTTTGCGATTGAAAGAAACACCAAAAGGTATTCAAAATATTTTCGAAATGGTTGTTGACGGGGCGCTGAATCTTTGCGATACCGTTACCGGCAGCAGGGCAAAGTCGCTGAAATTTTTTCCCATTGCCTTCGCTCTTTTTTTGTTTGTTCTTTTAAACAATTGGCTGGGATTGTTGCCGGGAGTCGGTTCGATCGGTTTTAATGAAGTTGCAGAAGGTCATAAAGTATTTATTCCATTATTTCGCGGCGGTACGGCTGATTTGAACACTACGTTAGCGCTTTCATTGTTCGCCGTTGTCGGTTCGCATATTGCCGGGGTATTGATGATTGGTTTTTGGAAACATTTTAATAAATTTATCAATCTTAAAGCTTTAGCCGAAATTCCGAAAAAAGTTTTGCGTGATCCGGCGATTGTACTAGTAAACCCGATCAAGGCTTTTGTCGGCATAGTTGAGGTTATCGGTGAAGTTGCCAAAGTCGCCTCTTTATCCTTCCGGTTATTCGGTAATATTTTTGCCGGAGAAGTACTGCTTAGTTCCATGGCGGCTTTATTTGCCTTTATTCTGCCGATTCCTTTTATGTTTTTAGAGATAATCGTCGGTATTATTCAGGCTTTAATTTTTGCAGTCTTGACTTTAGTTTATTTGACTATTGCCAGTACGGCAGAAGAACATTAA
- the atpH gene encoding ATP synthase F1 subunit delta — MKKLSAKKYAAAFYQATADMSKTQVDQAAENLVGMLFKNKSLKLADRIIEEFTEYDKQQTGVIDVVVYSARPLDQAAKKSLVEKIKKINRAVKINVNNVVDEGLLGGMVLKIGDQILDASINTCLDDLRQNII; from the coding sequence ATGAAAAAGCTTTCTGCTAAAAAATACGCCGCCGCTTTTTATCAAGCAACCGCAGATATGAGTAAGACCCAGGTTGACCAAGCAGCTGAAAATTTGGTTGGAATGCTTTTTAAAAATAAAAGTTTAAAACTAGCAGATCGGATAATCGAGGAGTTTACCGAGTATGACAAGCAGCAAACTGGAGTGATCGATGTTGTTGTTTACTCGGCGCGACCGTTAGACCAAGCGGCAAAGAAAAGTTTGGTAGAGAAGATAAAAAAAATTAATCGGGCTGTCAAGATAAATGTTAACAATGTGGTTGACGAGGGTCTGCTGGGCGGTATGGTCTTGAAAATCGGCGACCAGATTTTAGATGCCAGTATTAATACCTGTTTGGACGATTTGCGGCAAAACATTATTTAA
- a CDS encoding AtpZ/AtpI family protein produces the protein MTKDKKTGDSNDLWWRPALILFFQLSGWIAFPVIGAIFIGQWLDKKYGTDPWLYLAAVGVAFVISTFGIVREAGAAIKQMEEFNKKEKKDDK, from the coding sequence ATGACCAAAGATAAAAAAACCGGGGATTCAAATGATTTGTGGTGGCGTCCCGCGTTGATACTTTTTTTTCAACTTAGCGGTTGGATAGCCTTTCCGGTTATCGGCGCCATATTTATCGGGCAATGGCTTGATAAAAAATACGGTACCGATCCTTGGCTCTATCTGGCGGCGGTTGGGGTTGCTTTTGTTATTTCGACCTTTGGTATAGTTCGCGAAGCTGGAGCGGCAATAAAACAAATGGAAGAGTTTAATAAAAAAGAAAAAAAAGATGACAAGTGA
- a CDS encoding carbonic anhydrase has protein sequence MSHNCRNILVRCMDFRLHEAIEKWLVIHSYVGDIDLVSVAGACKTFVADPDSVEAGFLFRQIELSHELHGSNRVILTQHEDCGAYGGTAAFASTEDAKKYLVDDMRKLKEKISAKWHGMDVQMLWIYQKDGGWDFEEVS, from the coding sequence ATGTCACACAACTGTAGGAATATTTTAGTTCGATGCATGGATTTTCGGCTGCACGAAGCAATCGAAAAATGGCTTGTAATTCATAGTTATGTCGGTGATATCGATTTAGTGTCTGTCGCCGGCGCTTGTAAAACTTTTGTCGCCGATCCCGACAGTGTTGAAGCCGGTTTTCTTTTTCGGCAGATCGAGTTGTCACACGAATTACACGGTAGCAATCGAGTGATTCTTACTCAGCACGAAGACTGTGGCGCTTATGGCGGGACGGCGGCGTTTGCTTCGACCGAAGATGCCAAAAAGTATCTGGTTGATGACATGCGCAAGTTGAAAGAAAAGATTAGCGCCAAGTGGCATGGTATGGACGTCCAAATGCTCTGGATCTATCAGAAAGACGGTGGATGGGATTTCGAAGAAGTTTCCTAA
- the atpD gene encoding F0F1 ATP synthase subunit beta codes for MNKGKIKQVIGAVVDVAFTEKLPGIYNALKAKMPNGQTLVLEVQQHLGSSLVRTVAMGTTDGLKRDQEIVDTGEPIVMPVGDEVLGRMFNVLGEPLDNKEPVSVKKYYPIHRAAPEFKEQSGKVEILETGIKVIDLICPIVKGGKVGLFGGAGVGKTVVIQELIRNIAQEHGGYSVFAGVGERSREGNDLYRDMEASGVLEKTALVFGQMNEPPGSRLRVALSGLTLAEYFRDEKNQDVLLFIDNIFRFTQAGSEVSALLGRIPSAVGYQPTLATEMGELQERITSTPKGSITSMQAVYVPADDLTDPAPATTFGHLDSTVVLSRSLSELGIYPAVDPLDSTSTILDPLIVGQEHYNVARMVQKVLQRYKDLQDIIAILGMEELSDEDRIAVSRARKIQKFLSQPFFVAETFTGTEGRYVTLKETIRGFKEILDGKHDDKPEQSFYMKGSIDEVK; via the coding sequence ATGAACAAGGGAAAAATTAAACAAGTTATCGGCGCGGTCGTGGACGTGGCTTTTACTGAAAAATTGCCCGGGATTTACAATGCTCTAAAAGCCAAAATGCCAAATGGTCAAACTTTGGTTTTGGAGGTTCAGCAGCATTTGGGCAGTAGCTTGGTGAGAACCGTTGCCATGGGTACGACTGATGGTTTAAAGCGAGATCAGGAAATAGTCGATACCGGCGAGCCGATAGTTATGCCGGTTGGTGACGAAGTTCTTGGCAGGATGTTTAATGTTTTGGGTGAACCGTTGGACAATAAAGAACCGGTCAGTGTAAAAAAATATTATCCGATTCATCGCGCGGCTCCAGAGTTTAAAGAGCAATCAGGAAAAGTAGAAATATTAGAAACCGGTATTAAAGTTATTGATTTGATTTGTCCTATCGTCAAAGGCGGCAAGGTCGGTTTGTTTGGCGGCGCCGGCGTAGGTAAAACCGTGGTGATTCAGGAATTGATTCGTAACATCGCCCAGGAGCACGGTGGTTACTCTGTTTTTGCCGGTGTGGGTGAACGCTCCAGGGAAGGCAACGATTTATATCGCGACATGGAAGCTTCCGGCGTGTTGGAAAAAACCGCCTTGGTTTTTGGTCAAATGAACGAACCGCCGGGAAGTCGTCTGCGAGTCGCCTTATCTGGTTTAACATTAGCCGAATATTTCCGGGATGAAAAAAATCAAGACGTTTTGTTGTTTATAGATAATATTTTTCGTTTTACTCAAGCGGGTTCAGAAGTGTCAGCTTTGCTTGGTCGTATTCCGTCAGCTGTCGGTTATCAGCCGACACTAGCTACTGAAATGGGTGAACTGCAGGAAAGAATCACTTCTACCCCTAAAGGATCGATTACCTCTATGCAGGCGGTTTACGTTCCAGCTGACGATTTGACTGATCCGGCGCCAGCTACCACTTTTGGTCATTTGGATTCGACCGTGGTGCTATCTCGTTCGCTGTCCGAGCTTGGTATTTATCCTGCCGTTGATCCTCTGGATTCCACTTCCACTATTCTCGATCCGCTGATTGTCGGACAAGAGCATTATAATGTGGCTCGTATGGTGCAAAAAGTCTTACAGCGCTATAAAGATTTGCAGGATATTATCGCGATTTTAGGTATGGAAGAACTTTCTGACGAGGACAGAATCGCCGTTTCTCGCGCTAGGAAAATCCAGAAATTTTTGTCCCAGCCGTTTTTTGTGGCGGAGACTTTTACCGGCACAGAAGGTCGTTACGTAACGTTAAAGGAAACCATTCGTGGTTTTAAAGAAATTTTGGACGGTAAACACGACGACAAACCAGAGCAGTCTTTTTACATGAAAGGTAGTATTGATGAAGTGAAATAG
- the atpF gene encoding F0F1 ATP synthase subunit B yields MESLIETFHLDVKLVIAQLVNFVIVLLVLWFFALKPLLKTMNERSAKIEKSLRDAQEIEERVKSSKKEREEKIAEIKRESLEILAQTQVQAEENRKETINKTKEDVAKLVNQGKEQLAAEKDKMVSAAKTEVADLVVAVTKKVLGSALTKDIDKKVIEDAIEKIK; encoded by the coding sequence ATGGAATCATTAATTGAAACGTTTCATCTTGACGTAAAATTGGTTATCGCTCAGCTGGTAAATTTTGTTATTGTTCTTTTGGTTTTGTGGTTTTTTGCGCTCAAACCTTTACTCAAGACTATGAATGAGCGTTCGGCAAAAATAGAAAAAAGTTTGCGCGACGCCCAAGAAATCGAAGAGCGTGTCAAGAGTAGTAAAAAGGAAAGAGAAGAGAAAATTGCTGAAATTAAAAGAGAGTCTTTGGAGATTTTAGCTCAAACCCAGGTACAGGCTGAGGAAAATCGTAAAGAAACAATAAATAAAACCAAGGAAGATGTCGCCAAATTGGTAAACCAGGGCAAAGAACAGCTGGCGGCGGAAAAAGACAAGATGGTGTCTGCGGCTAAAACAGAAGTCGCAGATTTGGTAGTGGCTGTCACAAAAAAGGTTCTTGGCAGCGCTTTGACCAAAGATATCGACAAAAAAGTAATAGAAGATGCAATAGAGAAGATAAAATAA
- the atpE gene encoding ATP synthase F0 subunit C, translated as MDLTMLAKALAIGIGSIGPALGIGKIGAKAMESIGRNPEAAGKILVPMLLAMAFAEAVAIYALVIAFGIK; from the coding sequence ATGGATTTAACAATGCTTGCGAAAGCCTTGGCAATCGGCATTGGTTCTATCGGACCAGCGCTTGGTATTGGTAAAATCGGTGCTAAGGCCATGGAATCAATCGGTCGTAATCCTGAAGCCGCCGGCAAGATTCTTGTCCCGATGCTGCTTGCCATGGCGTTTGCCGAAGCGGTTGCTATTTACGCCTTGGTTATCGCTTTTGGTATCAAATAA
- a CDS encoding F0F1 ATP synthase subunit epsilon, with the protein MKKIKFEITTPERKVYSQEVDQVTIPTVQGEITVLPGHIPLVSAVLPGELRTVKDGEEAIFAIAGGFIEVLPDKVTILADSAEYAEEIDEKRAEEAKARAEKLLSEKRFDSEEFAALSAQIERELVRIKVAKKKKYRNLPNQPLDK; encoded by the coding sequence ATGAAAAAAATAAAATTCGAAATTACCACTCCGGAGCGCAAGGTTTACTCGCAAGAAGTCGACCAGGTTACTATTCCGACCGTGCAAGGGGAAATTACGGTACTACCAGGGCACATTCCTTTGGTTTCGGCTGTTTTACCGGGAGAACTGCGTACTGTCAAAGACGGTGAGGAAGCGATATTTGCCATCGCCGGTGGTTTTATTGAAGTATTGCCAGATAAGGTGACTATCCTTGCTGACAGCGCCGAATATGCCGAAGAAATAGACGAGAAGCGAGCCGAAGAAGCGAAAGCCAGGGCGGAAAAGTTGCTTTCCGAAAAACGTTTCGATTCCGAAGAGTTTGCCGCGCTGAGCGCCCAAATCGAAAGAGAGTTGGTGCGGATTAAGGTTGCCAAAAAGAAAAAATACCGCAATTTACCAAACCAACCGTTAGATAAATAG
- the atpG gene encoding ATP synthase F1 subunit gamma, with translation MPSTRDIVRRIKSVKNTKKITKAMEMVSSSKMRKAVGGVLATRPYATLAWQLVLSVAGKTKSGLHPLLTRRAQVKKIALVLVSSNRGLCGSFNQQVVRVAKEYLRRAQEKNPELAADFLVLGRKSAKIISRMGYNLVAEFEKADVVENSLSIRPLAKMLVKDFLSGKYDQVVLVYTDYISSLRQIARTKQILPIIPDPDQMLGIVEKAVDSVDGSVEQQNFEYLFEPNPKIILQELLPRLLEVQVYQALLESNASEHSARMLAMRNASDAAGDMINELTLIYNQARQAAITREIAEIAGGKAALE, from the coding sequence ATGCCTAGTACTAGGGATATAGTTCGCCGGATCAAATCGGTGAAAAACACTAAAAAAATTACCAAAGCCATGGAAATGGTGTCTTCTTCCAAAATGCGTAAAGCGGTTGGCGGCGTTTTGGCGACTCGTCCTTACGCTACGCTTGCTTGGCAGCTGGTTTTAAGCGTTGCCGGAAAAACTAAATCCGGACTGCACCCGTTGCTTACCCGTCGGGCACAAGTCAAAAAAATCGCTTTGGTTTTAGTCAGTTCCAACAGGGGATTGTGCGGTTCTTTTAACCAACAGGTAGTCAGGGTGGCTAAAGAATATTTACGACGGGCTCAGGAAAAAAACCCGGAACTAGCTGCTGATTTTTTGGTGCTGGGTAGAAAGTCGGCAAAAATCATTTCCCGAATGGGATATAATCTGGTCGCTGAGTTTGAAAAAGCCGACGTGGTGGAAAACTCTCTCAGTATTAGACCGCTTGCCAAAATGCTGGTTAAAGATTTTTTGTCCGGTAAATATGATCAGGTGGTTTTGGTTTATACCGACTATATTTCTTCACTGCGACAAATAGCGCGCACCAAACAGATTTTGCCGATAATTCCTGATCCCGACCAAATGCTAGGCATAGTCGAAAAAGCGGTTGATAGTGTCGACGGTTCGGTTGAGCAACAAAATTTTGAGTATTTATTTGAACCAAATCCCAAAATTATTTTGCAGGAATTGTTACCCAGATTACTGGAAGTTCAGGTTTATCAGGCTTTACTGGAAAGCAATGCTTCTGAACACAGCGCTCGAATGTTGGCGATGCGTAACGCTAGCGACGCCGCCGGCGACATGATTAATGAGTTAACGTTGATATATAACCAGGCGCGGCAGGCGGCAATTACCAGGGAAATAGCCGAAATTGCCGGCGGTAAGGCAGCGTTGGAATAG